The DNA sequence GGTTCCATATCTCAGCTCAAATAATCATCATCGCATCACCAAAACTGTAAAACCGGTAACGTTGTTCAATAGCGTGCTGGTAAGCCTTCATGATTAACTCCCTGCCGGCGAATGCGCATACCAGCATCAGCAGGGTCGATTTGGGGAGATGAAAATTGGTAATCAGAACATCGGTAACCTTCCATTCAAATCCCGGGTAGATGAAAAGGTCAGTCAGGCCCGCACCCGGCTGGACCAGGACCTGATTTCCTTTTCTTTCTGCCCGTGATTCCAGAACGCGAACGGTTGTAGTTCCCCCACACACAACCCGCCTTCCATCCCGTTTTGCTGTGGTGATCGCTTCCGCCACTTCCGGATGCAATTCAAATTCCTCCGGATGCATCCGGTGCTCTTCCACTTTTTCGACTTTTACCGGCCGGAATGTGCCGAGTCCGGCATGAAGCGTAAGATAGACCGGCTTTATGCCCTTTTGTTTCAGTCGTTCGATCAGTTCACTTGTAAAATGCAGACCGGCAGTTGGAGCGGCAACCGCTCCGGGTATCCGGGCATAAACAGTCTGGTAGCGCTCCGGGTTGTGGCCACGGGTCCGGATATATGGTGGTAGCGCCAGTTCTCCGCAGGCTGATAGCAGACGGCTGATATCTGGTGGCTCAAATTTGAGCACCCTTATGCCTGCGGGTTGACGTTCCAGAACCACTCCGGTAAACCCGTCAAATTGTACTACTGTTCCAGGTTTTGCTTTCCGTGCCGGCCGGCTGAGCGTTTCCCATATTCCGTGTTCCTTTGGACGCAGCAGCAGAAATTCAATTTTATCTCCGGTTGCCAGTTTCCCGTAAATTCGTGCCGGAATGACCCGGGTATTGTTAAGAACCAAAACATCTCCAGAATTGAGCCACATTTCAATTTCAAAAAATCGGCAGTCATAAAATCTGCCAGTCTGGCGTTCCACTACCAACAAGCGGGAATGATCACGGGGTTCGACCGGATGCTGAGCGATCAGGTCCTTGGGCAGCTGATAATCAAATTCGGCCACCAGCATTTCAGTTTTCAATGTCCATTTCAGCCAGCAGTCGCAGTGCTTCACGGTAACGGGCAGAAGTACCGGCAATGACCTCAGGAGGCAGATGTGGTGCCGGTGGCTGACGGTTCCACCCGACAGCAATCAGATAGTCCCGGACAAACTGCTTGTCAAAACTGGGGGGAGATATTCCAACCCGGTATTCGCTCGCCGCCCAGAAACGGGATGAATCCGGTGTAAAAATTTCATCAATTAAGATCAGTTTTCCGTTGAACAGACCGAATTCAAATTTAGTGTCGGCAATAATGATGCCCCGGGTTTGAGCATACTCGCTTGCCCGCCGGTAAAGTTCAATTGAAATCTGGCGAATCTTTCTTGTCAGCGCCCCACCAATCAGATTTGCCATCTCCTGCTCACTGATATTCTCATCGTGTCCGGTTTTAGCTTTGGTTGCTGGGGTAAAAATCGGCTCCGGCAGTTTCTCTGCCTGTTTCAACCCTGAAGGCAGTCTGATACCGCAAACTGAGCCGGTTTTCTGATAGTCCTCCCAGGCACTGCCGGCAAGATAGCCCCGGACCACACATTCGACCGGCAGCGGCTGTGCTTTCTTGACCAGCATTGAGCGGTCCTTCAGAATATCCCGGTAACCTCTTAATTCGGGCGGATACTCTTCAACATTTGCGGTCACGAGGTGATTAGGCACGATCGACTTGAAGCGTTCAAACCAGAAAACAGATAGCAGAGTCAGAACCTTCCCCTTGCCGGGAATTCCGTCCGGAAACACGACATCAAAGGCACTCAGACGGTCGGTAGCGACAATCAGGAGTTGGTCGTTCACCTGATAGATGTCCCGCACTTTACCAGTTCCCACAAGCGGTATTCCCTTCAGCTCTGTTCTGGTGACAATCATACCTATCCTTTCACTGTTTGATTTTGCCGACTGGAATTATATAAAGTGGCGAGTAGGCAGTCTGCAATATGCGTTGAACGGCGTTGTCATTAAACGCACCAACCATTACCGTTCCCAGTCCCCGCGCTACCGCCTGTAACGCAACATTCTGTCCGACATGCCCGGCCTCCATATGCACATACCTGAATCCGCGCTCACCATATCTCCCGGTCGTCCGCTTGTAATCACAGGCCAGTACCAAGTTTGCCGGTGCCTGCTCAATGCATGACTGTCCGAATGCCGCTCTTGCCAGCTCCCGGCGGCGGTCACCGATCGTTAATGGCTTTAAAGCATGCCTTTCAACCTGATAGTGATAAATACCCGAATCCAAACCTGTAACCCTGCCAGCAACAAGGAAAAGTTCCATCGGATATGTGGCACCGGCGGAAGGGGCAGTCCGACCAAAAGCCTTGCCTGTCTTCCCCTGGGCTGCCCAGAGCAGCTGACCTATGTCTTCCAAGCTCAGTGGCTCATTCGCATAACTTCGTACCGATCGGCGGTGCAGAAGTGCCTGTTCAATAGTTACCTTTCCCGTAGTGTCCGGTACTGGAAGGGAGATCAGTGAATCATCTCCAATGGGTCCCGAGCTTGAAAAAATAAGCAGTGTCAGCAAAATCATCTTCTCCCCCATTTGAAAAGAAAGTTGCCAATATGATAATTTAAAACCGGATTCATCCCTTTTTCATCTTCTTTAGCGGTTGTGACTGCTTTTTACGGAACCGCTCCAGTTTCTTCTCCAGGTCCGGATTGCTCAGGGCTAAAATTGCCACCGCATAAAGTGCCGAGTTCACCGCTCCGGACCTGCCAATGGCCATGGTTGCTACTGGCACCCCTGCGGGCATCTGAACGGTTGATAACAGAGCATCCAGACCGCCCAGGCTGGCGTCAAGCGGGACACCGATTACTGGCAGAGTCGTATAACTGGCAATTACCCCTGCCAGGTGGGCTGCCTTACCCGCGCCGGCAATAATCACTTTGATTCCCCGCGCCCGCGCATTTCGGGCAAACTGCCGACAGCGCTCTGGTGTCCGGTGTGCCGAGATGACCATGATCTCATTTGCCACCCCAAACTCATCCAGAACCCGCTTGGCTTCGCTCATTACCTCGTAGTCCTTTTCACTACCAATTAAAATTGCTACCTGCAATTGTGGGTTTTTGGTCATGTTTTAATATTAATACATAATTTTTCCTTGTAAAGTTAATGTCCGAGATTAAAATATAATTCAATGAAGCTGGAAATCAGGTATCGCAATCAGACCGAATCTATTGATGTCCCGGATGAAAATCTGCTCGGAATTCTCTCCCCGGTCCGGTTTGACTGCGCCTCCGATGGTATTGAGGCAGAAATGAAAAACTGCCGCAGCCGTGTTGTTGAGTTTCTGGGCTCGGCAAACCGGATTTTAATTCTGGTTAATGATTATACCCGTCCCACGCCGAACAGCACGATTCTGGAGCTCTTGAACCCGGAACTGGAAAACCGTGATGTCAAATACCTGATTGGACTGGGAACTCATCGTCAGGCAACCGAATTGGAACTGATGCAGATATTGGGAACTGAAAACTATTACCGCAATCGGCACCGAATAATTCAGCACAATGGCAAAGACCCGGCACAGCTTTTTTTCTTGGGGAAAACCGGCTATGGCACAGAGGTGTGGTTCAACCGCGAAATTCTCTGGGCGGAAAGGATTATCACCATCAACTCCATTGAGCCTCACTATTTTGCCGGCTATACCGGTGGCAGAAAATGCTTTGTTCCCGGTGTTGCAGCGATAAAAACCATTGCCCAGAACCACGGACTTCTTCTTCATCCTGCCTCTGCCCCTTTGTCCCTGAAGGACAACCCGGTTCACCTGGATATGACCGAAGCTGCGAAAATGGTACCCAGGCCGGTGTTTTCAATTCAGCTGGTTCAGAGCAAAGATCACCGCCTCCTTTCACTCCGGTATGGGGATCTTTACACATCATTTGAACTGGCGTGTCAGGATGCGTGGCGGGTATTCGCCGTGCCCGTCAACGAACGCGCGGATATTATCCTCAGTGTTCTGCAATCACCGTATGATATTAATTTCTACCAGTCCCAGCGGGCGGTGGAATTCGCTCTGCCTGCGCTTAAACCTGGTGGTATTCAGATCACGGTATCTGCCTGTTATGATGGTCTCGGTAATGACGAGTTTGTAAAAGTGCTTCAGTCCTGCTCTGATCCGGCTGAACTGCTGAAAATGTCGCCACCTGAAACTTTAGGCTGGCATAAAGCAGCCCGGCTCGCCCGGATTATGCAGGCACACCGGCTTTATACAGTAATGCCCGGTGTTCCACCGGAACTGCTCCGCAGTGTGTTTATGCACCCATTTAATTCCATTCAGGCGGCGCTCGATGCTGCTTTTGCTAATCTGAGTAATCGAGCTTCCCTCTATATAATTCCTGACGCAGGTGCGGTTGTGCCTGTTGAACATTTGCCCAAACCACCCTCCTCAACCACCGGTTCCGGGGATTAACTATAATTTATTCAAACAGTTACGCAATTAAGGGGGGCTAGCCCCGGGCTCCCCCGGCCCAGACAGGACAGCGGTTGTCTAACAGAATCTGGAGCAGTAATCCCCGGAGAAGGTAGTTACCGCTCCAGTTGTTATTCCTGCTGCAGTGTTGATGTCAGTATGCTCACCCGTCCCGCTCCTTTGCCCCGAGAATGCAATCCGGAGCACGGTGCATCTACCGGTGCCGGTTATTCCGGTTCAGACCTAATCACCGGTAATAGCGGTTGTCAATGGAACTGCTGTCTTTGCCCAATCGGAGCCCGTGGCTTGACTTGGTTTAACAGCGTCATACAATGAAGATTGTGGATATTACCATTGATAAGCTCGGTTGTTTCAGCGGAAAAGAGGTCCAGCTGCGTGGCTGGATCTACAACCGCCGTTCCTCAGGAAAGGTCCGGTTCATACTGCTGCGGGATGGTACAGGAATTGTTCAGTGTGTGTTTGTTGAAGGGCAGGTGCCTGAGCCGGCATTTGACCTGGCGGATAACATCCCTCAGGAATCGGCAGTGGCTGTTACCGGCATTGTGCGGGAAGACCGGCGGGCACCAGGGGGCTACGAACTTACTGCTACTGACATGCAGGTAATCTCCCTTGCCGAACCATACCCGATAACACCAAAGGAGCACGGTATTGAGTTTCTGATGCAGCACCGGCATCTCTGGCTACGCTCTAGGCGCCAGGTGGCAATTCTGCGCATCCGGAATGAGATTATCAAGGGATTGCGGGATTACCTTGATGAACAGGGGTTTCTGTGCTGTGATACTCCAATTCTGACTCCGGCGTCGGTTGAGGGCACGACTACTCTGTTTCCGGTAGATTATTACGGTGAGCAGGTTTATCTGACTCAGTCCGGCCAGTTATATAATGAAGCCATCTGTGCAGCGGTACGTAAAACCTACTGCTTCGGACCCACCTTCCGGGCAGAGAAGTCCAAAACCCGGCGCCACCTGACTGAATTCTGGATGCTGGAACCGGAGATGGCATTTTACGATTTGAATATGACCATGGACCTGATGGAAGACTTGATCTGTGCGGTTGTCAGCCGGGTGCTGAACCGGCGCCGGGAAGAACTGAAAATTCTGGAACGGGATACCGGAAAGCTGGAGGTAATCACTAAACCGTTTCCGCGCATCACCTATACCGAGGCACTGGAGATACTGAAGAAGGCAGGTATGAATGTGCAGTTTGGGGACGATTTCGGTGGTGACGAGGAAACGGTGATCAGTCAGGCATTTGATCGCCCGGTGATGATTCACCGGTTTCCTGCCGACATCAAGGCATTTTACATGAAAAGGGCACCAGAAGACAACCGGCTGGTGCTCGGGGTTGATATGCTGGCACCCGAAGGTTACGGGGAAATCATTGGTGGCGGTCAGCGGGAAGACGATCTGAATGAATTGCAAAAGCGGCTTCAGGAACACAAATTGCCCAGCGCACCTTATCAATGGTATCTGGATATCCGGCGCTACGGTTCGTTTCCTCATTCCGGCTTCGGACTCGGGTTGGAGCGGACCGTTGCCTGGATCTGCGGTTTGAAGCATGTCCGGGAAACGATACCGTTTCCCCGACTGCTCGAAAAGATATATCCATAAAAAGGAGGCAGCGATGCCGGAAATCAAGGTCGGGGTTGTTACCCATTATTTCGGCCGGATCGGAGTCGCGGTAGTGAAGGCGACCGAAGGACCGATTGCAGTCGGCGATACAATTCATATCAAGGGCCATAATACGGATATCATTCAGGTGGTGGAGTCGCTGCAGATTGAGCATCAACCGGTAAGACAGATAGAAATCGGACAGGAGGCGGGGATGAAAGTCTCTACCCGGGTGCACGAACATGATGAGATCTTCAAAATTACCTGAGTAACACGTTAAAAGGAGGTATATGGCAAGAAGCAAGACCAAACTGAAGCGGATGCGGCACCGCTGGGAGCTGAAAAGGCGGCGCCGACTGGAGGCAAAGAAAAAGGCACAGCAGATTGAACAGAAAGCGTAAGCTTTTTTTATTTCCATTTGAGTGTCATAACAGCACCGAAATAATTCTGAAATCGGTGCTGGACTCCGGAATCAAACCGGAAGAGATTCTTTATCTCACTCCCAGCCCGCGTAAACTACGCGCCACTCAGGTCCTGCTTACCCGAATTCTGGGCAGACGGGCATTTATTCCGCCAATGTTCCGGACCCTGGGGCAGCTGGCGCGCGAGATCTGTGACCATACCAGTGCTTACCGATTTCTCCACGATGAATTAAAGCCGGTCCTTATCCGCCGGATTGCACAGCAGCGAGGGCGGGAGGTCACGCTGGGCTACGCTCAGGTAGTGGGAGGATTTATTGCGGATGTCAAAAGGCATGTGGCGTCCGAAGTCGAACAGAACATCCCAGAGATACTGAATAAGCTATTAGCAGGTTATGATAAACCTCTACGCCGGGCACTGGAAGCATATGAACTTATGCTGGAGTACAACCGTTTGCTCAAAACCCACGGTTGGTTCGACCGGGAAGATCTGATTCGAGAAGCAATTGAGTGTCTTGACGAGTTTAGTGAATTACCACCGGTACTTATTTTGGACTGCTTCGTAGCCCCGAACCGTTTAGAGCAGCAGTTGCTCGCTCAGCTGGTGGACCGGTGTCCGATGGTCATTGCCGGAACGTACTGGTCGGATGCGGCACCGGAAAAATATACCCTCGCCCGCCGGTTCATTGATTTCATAGACCGGCAAGCCGGTTTTATCATCGAAAGATTGACTGGAGAACAGAAAGCGCGGGAACCAGAGCAACTTTACCGCTTTCCCAGTCCGGATCAGGAAATAATCGGTGTCTGCCGGGAAATTTGTAAACACAGCGCCGAACTTAACCCGGCTGATACCTATGTGGTCTTCCCCCGTCTTGGTTACTATGTACCGCTCGTCGAGAGATATTTCCCTCAGTACCGGATCCCGTATTCTGTTTTTCCCAGTTCTCCTCTGATTTCCTCCCCGGTAATTACACCCGTGCTGGAACTGCTGAAAGCGCTGGATAGTGATTATGAACGGGTGGCAGCAGCGGCGGTATTTTCTTCGCCCTATTTCCCGGGACTGCTGCGACTCCCCGGAGAAAATGGTCTGGATGCCCGCAATCGCGCTGCTGCCCTGATTAACATTGCCTCCCGCCGTGCCGGCATCATCAAAGGTCGAGATAACTGGCTGAACATTGCGGAAAGAATCCTTAATGATGAAGAACAACTGGAAAACGGGTTGAAAGCCGAACTGTTGCACGATCTTCAAATCCGGATCCGGCAGGCAATCGGGCTTACCGAGAGTATACTGGAGCCCGCCGGGACTTTGGGAAATCAGGCGCGACGGCTTAAACAGTTTCTTGAAGTTGTTGAGTTCGGCAGCAACCTCGAAACGACGACTGAATGGTTTGAAGAGTTAAACCAGGACCGGAAGAGCCTTTACGATCTTCTGGACACCTTAAGTGAACTGGAAATTGAATTCGGTGAGCAACCGGAACCCCGGAGACAGTTTATCAGATCACTGCTGCATCTACTTGGAACCGGCACAAAATCACCCGAGCGTGATCACGGCGGGGTTATGGTTGTGGCAATGGAGGAAATGCTGGGGATTAATCCCGCTAATCTTTTCTTCTGTGGTTTGACCGAAACTGAACTTCCAGGACCCTATCATCCGGACCCGATTTTGCCCGATTCAGTCCGCCGTGAGCTGGGAATGCCGGACATTGAGTGGCACCGGGAATGGCAGCGGTTTCATTTCTGGCAAGTTTTGAATTCCAGTCCGCGAACCCCCTTCTGCAGTTTTGCCGAATCCAGAGATGGCCGACCGGAACTGCCGACACCGTTTATTGAACTGGAGCCGGTGCGGTATGTTGATCAGCGAGATATTATTTTCTCTGATGTTGAAGAACTGCTCTATATAGGAAAAAATAAGCGCAGCCTGCTGGAAGAATTCCATTCTGGGGTTGATTTCTCAGCCAATGAAACTGTCAAGAAGGCACTTGGAGACCGGTTTGGACCTCATTACTGTTTTCACGTGACCATGCTGGAAAATTACCGTTACTGCCCCTTTCAATTTTACCTGCAGCATGTACTGGGATTGAATCTACCTGAGGAGCCGATTTTTGAACTTGATGCCCGAAGCTGGGGAACGGTTGCCCATCAACTTCTTGCCCGGCTCTATCAAAAAGGTGCAGTACCCCTAGAACTGATTCCTGAGTGGGCGCAAAAGATTACCGGTGAAATCCTCCCCAATTTAAAATTGCCTGAGTTCTGGCATCAGGTAACCGAAAGGGTGCTCAACAATTTGATTGTTGAGTTCGTCAAAACCGAAACTCGACTGCGGGAAGCAGGGTTTCTTCCCGAACGGACTGAACTCCGGTTGCGTGGAACTGTCGACGGAATCAGCCTTCAGGGTAGGCTTGACCGGCTTGACCGGCGCGACGGGCAAGTGCGGATCATTGACTATAAAACCGGTTCGGGAAGTATAAGCGCATCAGATGTAATTCATAAAAAGAGTCATATTCAGCTGCCGATTTATGCCCATCTGCTGCTCCAAAGCCCGGAGTTTGGTGATTTGACGGTAGAGAATATGGGCATCTATAATTTGCGCTCAATGAATCTGAACCTGCTGGTAAAAGAAGGACACCCGGATGTAATGGAATTGATTAAAGCGGCGCGGGAGAATACAGTCGACATTGTGCAAAAGATCCGGGCGGGGATTTTCCTGCCCGCAGAAGTCGACAAAAACCACTGCAGAGAGTGTGAATACAGATTTACTTGCGGGCGCGACCATGACACCTATGAACAGGAATAATACTGTCCGGCTGAAAAGTACAATCGTATTCGCCCCGGCTGGTTCGGGCAAAACGGAAGAATTGAGCCGGCGCTATCTGAAGCTGGTCAGTAATGGAGTTAAACCAGAACGGATTCTGACCCTTACTTTTACCGACAAGGCGGCAGCGGAAATGAAAGAACGGATTCTGAGGAACGCCCGCCGCGACTATCCTGACCTGTATCAGATCCTGAAAGATAATATTCTCAGACTGAGAATATCCACCATTCATTCCTTCTGCTATTCACTTGTTCAACGCTTCGCCGACCTTCTGGGTATAGATCCTCACCCCAGTGTTCTGAGTGATTATCAGACACTCTGGGAGCAAGCAAAATATGATACCCTAATGAAAATTGCCGATGGGCAATTTGGCGTGGAAACCCGCGAATTAATGATTTCCCTGCTTAGTGACACGCACCAGATAGGCTGGAATGAACTCGCCAAGCTGTTTAAAGCGTTGTTTAAGAAACGGAGTACCGTTGTCCGGGCCGGACTGGAAGACAACTCGTACGTGCAGATCGAACTTAAGCAGACTGTTGAGCTTGCCCACCGGCTCCGCTCCGATATCTGTGGGCAGTCACTGATTGATAACTACGAGGAGCTTTTCAGCAATAACTACACTGATGAAAACGAAATTTTCAGGATTGCCCGATTGCTCAGCAGCAAAAAGAATGTTTTTCTCACCAAGGAGGGTAATCCCCGACAGCGAGGATTTAATTCGACGCAGCGGGAATGGGCGGTGTTGATGGCAGATTATTATTACCGGATCTTAATCGCCCGAGAATTAATCGACTTCCGCAGGAAGTTTCTGCTGTTCAAAAAGTGCTTTCTTGAGACCTACGAACAGCAGAAACACGAACAAGGAATGGTTGATTACGATGATATGGAACTGCTGGCACTGAAGCTGTTAACTGAAAATCCGGACTGGCTCAACATCCTGTATATCTTTGATGAGCATACCGACCACATTCTGGTTGACGAGTTTCAGGATACTTCATATCTGCAGTGGGCAATTATTGACAAGCTGAGTGAAGAATGGCGGTCCGGCGCCGGTATCAAATCGGAACTGGGCATTACTCCAACTATCTTCATCGTCGGCGATGATAAACAGTCCATCTACATGTTCCGGGATGCCCGGGTTGAAATATTCTCACTGGCCCGGGATAAACTTGCAAACTGGCTGGGAAATGAAGCGCTGGAAGTTCTGAATCTGGAGAAAAATTACCGCTCACTACCCGCGATTATCGATTTCAACAATACGCTTTTTTCCCGGCTGATGCGCCCACCAGCGGATTCTCCCCCATGGTTCACCCGTTATCGTCCTTTTACCTGTCAGCGCAACAATCTGACTTCAGGAAAGGTTGAACTGCTGATTGAAAAAATAGACTCAGAGATAAATATGCCCGAAGCTTGCTGCATCGATGCTGAAAATGTTGCCCGGCGGATCCGCCAGCTGATTGATTCCCGTTACCAGATTTATGAACGCCAACCTGATGGAGCAGAAACGCTTCGTCCCTGCTGTTATCGCGATATCGCTATCCTTCTCAGATCCCGAAGCAATTACCTTGCTACCATTGAGAACAGTTTGCGCAAATACCAAATCCCATTTCTGGTGGTTGGCGGGACCGGTTTCTATGAAGAGCCGGAAGTGCAATATCTGACTGCATTGACAAAATTTCTAATTGACCCCGCGGACGACCTGTCGCTGTACATAACTCTGCGCGGACCTCTGTTTCTTATTTCTGAACATGAACTTTTCTTCGCCGTCGACAGTTCAAAAAACTCCAGTGCCTTTCTCTGGGAAAAAATTTCCCACCCCGATGCCAATCTTACTCCATCAAT is a window from the candidate division WOR-3 bacterium genome containing:
- the queA gene encoding tRNA preQ1(34) S-adenosylmethionine ribosyltransferase-isomerase QueA gives rise to the protein MLVAEFDYQLPKDLIAQHPVEPRDHSRLLVVERQTGRFYDCRFFEIEMWLNSGDVLVLNNTRVIPARIYGKLATGDKIEFLLLRPKEHGIWETLSRPARKAKPGTVVQFDGFTGVVLERQPAGIRVLKFEPPDISRLLSACGELALPPYIRTRGHNPERYQTVYARIPGAVAAPTAGLHFTSELIERLKQKGIKPVYLTLHAGLGTFRPVKVEKVEEHRMHPEEFELHPEVAEAITTAKRDGRRVVCGGTTTVRVLESRAERKGNQVLVQPGAGLTDLFIYPGFEWKVTDVLITNFHLPKSTLLMLVCAFAGRELIMKAYQHAIEQRYRFYSFGDAMMII
- a CDS encoding phosphoribosylaminoimidazolesuccinocarboxamide synthase, with translation MIVTRTELKGIPLVGTGKVRDIYQVNDQLLIVATDRLSAFDVVFPDGIPGKGKVLTLLSVFWFERFKSIVPNHLVTANVEEYPPELRGYRDILKDRSMLVKKAQPLPVECVVRGYLAGSAWEDYQKTGSVCGIRLPSGLKQAEKLPEPIFTPATKAKTGHDENISEQEMANLIGGALTRKIRQISIELYRRASEYAQTRGIIIADTKFEFGLFNGKLILIDEIFTPDSSRFWAASEYRVGISPPSFDKQFVRDYLIAVGWNRQPPAPHLPPEVIAGTSARYREALRLLAEMDIEN
- a CDS encoding SagB/ThcOx family dehydrogenase; this translates as MILLTLLIFSSSGPIGDDSLISLPVPDTTGKVTIEQALLHRRSVRSYANEPLSLEDIGQLLWAAQGKTGKAFGRTAPSAGATYPMELFLVAGRVTGLDSGIYHYQVERHALKPLTIGDRRRELARAAFGQSCIEQAPANLVLACDYKRTTGRYGERGFRYVHMEAGHVGQNVALQAVARGLGTVMVGAFNDNAVQRILQTAYSPLYIIPVGKIKQ
- the purE gene encoding 5-(carboxyamino)imidazole ribonucleotide mutase, producing the protein MTKNPQLQVAILIGSEKDYEVMSEAKRVLDEFGVANEIMVISAHRTPERCRQFARNARARGIKVIIAGAGKAAHLAGVIASYTTLPVIGVPLDASLGGLDALLSTVQMPAGVPVATMAIGRSGAVNSALYAVAILALSNPDLEKKLERFRKKQSQPLKKMKKG
- the larA gene encoding nickel-dependent lactate racemase yields the protein MKLEIRYRNQTESIDVPDENLLGILSPVRFDCASDGIEAEMKNCRSRVVEFLGSANRILILVNDYTRPTPNSTILELLNPELENRDVKYLIGLGTHRQATELELMQILGTENYYRNRHRIIQHNGKDPAQLFFLGKTGYGTEVWFNREILWAERIITINSIEPHYFAGYTGGRKCFVPGVAAIKTIAQNHGLLLHPASAPLSLKDNPVHLDMTEAAKMVPRPVFSIQLVQSKDHRLLSLRYGDLYTSFELACQDAWRVFAVPVNERADIILSVLQSPYDINFYQSQRAVEFALPALKPGGIQITVSACYDGLGNDEFVKVLQSCSDPAELLKMSPPETLGWHKAARLARIMQAHRLYTVMPGVPPELLRSVFMHPFNSIQAALDAAFANLSNRASLYIIPDAGAVVPVEHLPKPPSSTTGSGD
- the asnS gene encoding asparagine--tRNA ligase, with protein sequence MKIVDITIDKLGCFSGKEVQLRGWIYNRRSSGKVRFILLRDGTGIVQCVFVEGQVPEPAFDLADNIPQESAVAVTGIVREDRRAPGGYELTATDMQVISLAEPYPITPKEHGIEFLMQHRHLWLRSRRQVAILRIRNEIIKGLRDYLDEQGFLCCDTPILTPASVEGTTTLFPVDYYGEQVYLTQSGQLYNEAICAAVRKTYCFGPTFRAEKSKTRRHLTEFWMLEPEMAFYDLNMTMDLMEDLICAVVSRVLNRRREELKILERDTGKLEVITKPFPRITYTEALEILKKAGMNVQFGDDFGGDEETVISQAFDRPVMIHRFPADIKAFYMKRAPEDNRLVLGVDMLAPEGYGEIIGGGQREDDLNELQKRLQEHKLPSAPYQWYLDIRRYGSFPHSGFGLGLERTVAWICGLKHVRETIPFPRLLEKIYP
- a CDS encoding PD-(D/E)XK nuclease family protein, whose protein sequence is MLDSGIKPEEILYLTPSPRKLRATQVLLTRILGRRAFIPPMFRTLGQLAREICDHTSAYRFLHDELKPVLIRRIAQQRGREVTLGYAQVVGGFIADVKRHVASEVEQNIPEILNKLLAGYDKPLRRALEAYELMLEYNRLLKTHGWFDREDLIREAIECLDEFSELPPVLILDCFVAPNRLEQQLLAQLVDRCPMVIAGTYWSDAAPEKYTLARRFIDFIDRQAGFIIERLTGEQKAREPEQLYRFPSPDQEIIGVCREICKHSAELNPADTYVVFPRLGYYVPLVERYFPQYRIPYSVFPSSPLISSPVITPVLELLKALDSDYERVAAAAVFSSPYFPGLLRLPGENGLDARNRAAALINIASRRAGIIKGRDNWLNIAERILNDEEQLENGLKAELLHDLQIRIRQAIGLTESILEPAGTLGNQARRLKQFLEVVEFGSNLETTTEWFEELNQDRKSLYDLLDTLSELEIEFGEQPEPRRQFIRSLLHLLGTGTKSPERDHGGVMVVAMEEMLGINPANLFFCGLTETELPGPYHPDPILPDSVRRELGMPDIEWHREWQRFHFWQVLNSSPRTPFCSFAESRDGRPELPTPFIELEPVRYVDQRDIIFSDVEELLYIGKNKRSLLEEFHSGVDFSANETVKKALGDRFGPHYCFHVTMLENYRYCPFQFYLQHVLGLNLPEEPIFELDARSWGTVAHQLLARLYQKGAVPLELIPEWAQKITGEILPNLKLPEFWHQVTERVLNNLIVEFVKTETRLREAGFLPERTELRLRGTVDGISLQGRLDRLDRRDGQVRIIDYKTGSGSISASDVIHKKSHIQLPIYAHLLLQSPEFGDLTVENMGIYNLRSMNLNLLVKEGHPDVMELIKAARENTVDIVQKIRAGIFLPAEVDKNHCRECEYRFTCGRDHDTYEQE
- a CDS encoding UvrD-helicase domain-containing protein, whose product is MNRNNTVRLKSTIVFAPAGSGKTEELSRRYLKLVSNGVKPERILTLTFTDKAAAEMKERILRNARRDYPDLYQILKDNILRLRISTIHSFCYSLVQRFADLLGIDPHPSVLSDYQTLWEQAKYDTLMKIADGQFGVETRELMISLLSDTHQIGWNELAKLFKALFKKRSTVVRAGLEDNSYVQIELKQTVELAHRLRSDICGQSLIDNYEELFSNNYTDENEIFRIARLLSSKKNVFLTKEGNPRQRGFNSTQREWAVLMADYYYRILIARELIDFRRKFLLFKKCFLETYEQQKHEQGMVDYDDMELLALKLLTENPDWLNILYIFDEHTDHILVDEFQDTSYLQWAIIDKLSEEWRSGAGIKSELGITPTIFIVGDDKQSIYMFRDARVEIFSLARDKLANWLGNEALEVLNLEKNYRSLPAIIDFNNTLFSRLMRPPADSPPWFTRYRPFTCQRNNLTSGKVELLIEKIDSEINMPEACCIDAENVARRIRQLIDSRYQIYERQPDGAETLRPCCYRDIAILLRSRSNYLATIENSLRKYQIPFLVVGGTGFYEEPEVQYLTALTKFLIDPADDLSLYITLRGPLFLISEHELFFAVDSSKNSSAFLWEKISHPDANLTPSIQDAVQKLTDAQQRIGYEPLHLILDRLLVQTRAWSIFWESQREANVRKFLQVIHELELSGLHLLRIRAFLDQPRSDEPKADVPAEEMNAVQVMTVHAAKGLQFPIVFHPGLHENITGRARSSTDDRLLVEETAFNQVRIFYLKDAVLRNKCDAYIQYKLKQIEEEKRILYVACTRARDALFLTGIWMAKKLKDTKLEWLHTCLGLEPSESGFTLGIEIPGVETASASFLSDTQPVTTSDQPLKIVKKGIEFASNNPPVLPIARFISRELKQAPEEALGIGEIIHRLLELISKGKISCNTTAMEQEIQRQLRIKCIPKQRHTKLTREILAHINRLIESPVWEIIKPQSDAYAELPIIYHDGERILSGRIDRIIVHEGEVRVYDYKTFPIKKGEIADLTAEYNKFQLSYYRSAVSELFPNKKVKTFVIFTDIALIVPVDTE